In one window of Shewanella goraebulensis DNA:
- a CDS encoding alpha-amylase family protein has translation MQLKPTMISSLPLLTLTLTLSLILSGCSGESSNNTSTVMTSKNDQDVKEKASNTLNNAAPLQGKPVVYQVFTRLYGNTNTTNKPWGTIDENGVGKFSDFTDTALQDIKSLGTTHLWYTGIPHHALINDYTNIGISNDDPDVVKGRAGSPYAVKDYYNVNPDLADNPQQRLAEFEALIARTHQNGMQVIIDIVPNHVARNYVSLDQQSELPTNRQFGQHDNTQVEYAKNNNFYYVVGENFSVPDASDNYQPLGGEQHSLSDRKFTEIPAKWTGNGSRLAKPEANDWYETVKVNYGVKPDGSHDFPTLPDNYAQKSSAEHYAFWQSTAASDIPDSWIKFKDITEFWLAKGVDGFRYDMAEMVPVEFWSYLNSNIKHHNPNAFLLAEVYNPSLYRDYIHLGKMDYLYDKVDLYDTLKDIIHGKESTAQIAVDQAKVMDIEQHMLHFLENHDEQRINTQDFAGSPEAALPAIVISTTISRAPTLLYFGQDVGEQGAENAGFGQPTRTSIFDYVGVPAHQRWMNNGKFDGGQSSEQEKSLRHYYQTLMNLSHTAPALNGQYFELDTTNRTADKIIDKAVDTAFDKTTDTATDNNTVSNSYNDKTFAFSRYNENQFLIVISNFSQTDSNSFTLTLPSELVKSANLNQGQYELSNLLQSQQRITHQLNVAHGLGELKVTLIPLESQILAIDL, from the coding sequence ATGCAATTAAAACCGACAATGATTTCAAGTTTGCCATTATTAACTCTGACACTTACCTTATCACTCATACTAAGTGGGTGTTCAGGAGAGAGTAGTAACAATACATCAACCGTGATGACATCTAAAAATGACCAAGACGTCAAAGAAAAGGCGTCAAATACGTTAAACAATGCAGCCCCATTACAAGGTAAGCCAGTTGTATACCAAGTATTCACACGCCTTTACGGAAATACCAATACCACCAATAAACCTTGGGGCACAATAGATGAAAATGGTGTAGGTAAATTTAGCGATTTTACTGATACCGCATTGCAAGATATTAAATCATTAGGCACAACCCATCTTTGGTACACAGGGATCCCTCACCATGCATTGATTAATGACTACACTAATATTGGGATCAGCAATGATGATCCAGATGTAGTTAAAGGTCGCGCGGGATCGCCTTATGCTGTTAAAGATTATTACAACGTTAACCCTGATCTAGCTGATAACCCACAGCAGCGTTTAGCTGAATTTGAAGCATTAATTGCGCGCACTCATCAAAACGGAATGCAAGTCATCATAGATATTGTGCCAAACCACGTGGCGCGTAATTATGTTTCACTAGACCAGCAGAGTGAACTCCCTACCAATCGTCAGTTTGGCCAGCACGACAATACTCAAGTTGAATACGCTAAAAATAATAACTTTTATTATGTTGTTGGTGAAAATTTCAGCGTACCTGACGCTAGCGATAACTACCAACCATTAGGTGGTGAGCAACACTCATTATCGGACAGAAAATTTACAGAAATTCCCGCAAAATGGACTGGAAATGGTTCGCGGCTAGCTAAACCTGAAGCAAATGACTGGTATGAAACAGTCAAAGTAAATTATGGTGTAAAGCCAGATGGCAGCCATGACTTCCCTACTCTTCCTGATAATTATGCGCAAAAGTCATCCGCCGAGCATTATGCATTTTGGCAATCTACAGCAGCCAGCGACATTCCAGATTCTTGGATAAAATTTAAAGACATCACCGAGTTCTGGCTAGCCAAAGGCGTTGATGGATTTCGATATGATATGGCTGAAATGGTGCCAGTAGAGTTTTGGAGTTATCTTAACAGCAACATTAAACATCACAACCCAAATGCTTTCTTATTAGCAGAGGTTTATAACCCCAGCCTTTACCGTGACTACATTCACTTAGGAAAAATGGATTACCTCTACGATAAAGTCGATTTATACGACACTTTAAAAGATATTATTCATGGTAAAGAGTCCACCGCTCAAATTGCAGTAGACCAAGCAAAAGTAATGGATATTGAGCAGCATATGCTGCACTTTCTGGAAAACCACGATGAGCAACGTATCAACACACAAGACTTTGCAGGTAGTCCAGAGGCCGCGCTACCGGCGATAGTGATTTCTACCACTATCAGCCGCGCGCCAACCTTACTGTATTTTGGCCAAGATGTCGGTGAACAAGGCGCTGAAAATGCAGGCTTTGGACAACCAACTAGAACCAGTATTTTCGACTATGTTGGCGTACCAGCTCATCAACGCTGGATGAATAACGGGAAATTTGACGGAGGCCAGTCTAGTGAACAAGAAAAGTCCTTACGTCATTATTATCAAACCTTAATGAATTTAAGCCATACAGCACCAGCACTCAACGGCCAGTACTTTGAGCTTGATACGACTAATCGTACTGCTGATAAGATTATCGATAAGGCTGTAGATACTGCTTTTGATAAAACAACGGATACTGCTACTGATAATAATACCGTCTCAAATAGCTATAACGATAAAACCTTTGCTTTTAGCCGCTACAATGAAAATCAATTTTTAATTGTTATCAGTAATTTCAGCCAAACTGATAGCAACTCATTCACATTGACGTTACCGTCTGAGCTAGTTAAATCCGCCAATTTAAATCAAGGTCAGTATGAACTCAGTAATTTACTTCAATCTCAGCAGCGAATAACTCATCAACTCAATGTTGCACACGGACTTGGTGAGTTAAAAGTAACACTAATACCGTTAGAGTCTCAGATATTAGCAATTGATTTATAA
- a CDS encoding glycoside hydrolase family 13 protein yields MIKNNKHNFQQTKHDLHYFSLKLTRFSRLISLIFLLIFIPQTHAINLTVEPESWWADMENSQLQLLVYGENISKMQIKLEQSQGVKLTQVHQSSSQNHLFIDLDLKQAEPQTLQFGLYDNDKFVQSINYPIQARATGSRERQGFSNKDVIYLITPDRFVNGNPDNDNYPSMLETVNRSDKDGRHGGDIMGIRKALPYLHELGVTQLWINPLLENNQAKYSYHGYSTTDFYKIDPRFGSNEEYKSLVEEAHQFGIGIIKDVIVNHMGSGHRWMADFPTSSWINGQKEWQQNPKDIMYTSHRRTTVQGPYAMKEDRTEFENGWFTDTMPDMNQIDEFMANYLIQNSIWWVEYAGLSGIREDTYSYADKSFLTRWSKAIMDEYPNFNIVGEEWTDNPITVSYWQAGKQNADGYVSHTPSMMDFPLYEVLISSLTEKEDWGSGLINLYEMLANDVVYAKPTDLVLFEGNHDTNRLYSLMDNDIAAYKMAMAYVMSSNRIPQMFYGTEVLMESPTKDRNDGLVRSDFPGGWESDEIDVFTQQNLNPAQIDALAFNKTLLNFRKGSLALQQGKLSHYVPKDGVYVQARHYQKGDQSESVMIIYNKNDNAMELNLSRFHAVIKDNKTGFDILSQHSYSLDKPLTLKEKGVIILSLN; encoded by the coding sequence ATGATCAAAAATAATAAGCACAATTTCCAACAAACTAAGCATGATTTACATTATTTTAGTTTAAAGTTAACACGGTTTAGCCGTCTTATCTCACTAATATTTTTGTTGATATTTATTCCGCAAACACATGCTATAAATTTAACTGTTGAGCCTGAATCATGGTGGGCAGACATGGAAAATAGCCAACTTCAATTACTGGTATATGGCGAAAATATCAGCAAAATGCAAATTAAACTTGAGCAATCTCAAGGGGTAAAACTTACACAAGTTCATCAATCAAGCAGTCAAAACCATTTATTTATCGATCTAGATTTAAAACAGGCAGAGCCACAAACACTGCAATTTGGACTTTATGACAATGATAAATTTGTCCAAAGTATTAATTACCCCATACAAGCAAGAGCCACTGGTTCTCGAGAGCGACAAGGTTTTAGCAATAAAGATGTTATATACCTCATTACCCCTGACCGATTTGTAAACGGTAATCCGGACAATGACAATTATCCAAGCATGTTAGAAACTGTCAATCGTTCTGATAAAGACGGACGTCATGGCGGCGATATAATGGGGATCCGTAAAGCCTTGCCTTATTTACATGAACTAGGAGTCACTCAACTATGGATAAATCCACTCCTTGAAAATAACCAAGCTAAATATTCCTATCATGGTTATTCCACCACTGATTTCTACAAAATTGATCCGCGCTTTGGTAGCAACGAAGAATACAAATCCTTAGTAGAAGAAGCGCATCAATTTGGCATTGGTATTATTAAAGATGTGATTGTTAATCACATGGGTTCAGGTCATCGATGGATGGCAGACTTTCCTACTTCAAGCTGGATAAATGGTCAAAAAGAGTGGCAACAGAATCCAAAAGATATCATGTATACCAGTCATCGCAGAACCACAGTGCAAGGTCCTTATGCGATGAAAGAAGATAGAACAGAATTCGAAAATGGCTGGTTCACTGACACCATGCCTGACATGAACCAAATAGATGAGTTTATGGCTAACTATCTCATTCAAAATAGTATTTGGTGGGTTGAATATGCAGGATTGAGCGGCATTCGTGAAGACACCTATTCTTATGCAGACAAGTCATTTTTGACTCGTTGGTCAAAAGCTATCATGGATGAATATCCAAATTTTAATATCGTTGGTGAAGAATGGACTGATAACCCAATTACTGTCAGTTACTGGCAAGCTGGTAAACAAAACGCCGACGGCTATGTATCCCACACACCTAGCATGATGGACTTTCCTTTGTATGAGGTTCTTATTTCAAGCCTGACAGAAAAAGAAGATTGGGGCAGCGGTTTAATTAATCTATATGAGATGCTAGCTAACGATGTGGTGTACGCAAAACCAACTGACCTAGTGTTATTTGAAGGTAATCACGATACTAACCGCTTATACAGTTTAATGGACAATGACATAGCCGCTTATAAAATGGCAATGGCTTATGTGATGAGCAGCAATCGAATTCCACAAATGTTTTATGGCACTGAAGTTCTTATGGAAAGTCCCACTAAAGATCGTAATGACGGCCTAGTTCGCAGTGACTTTCCAGGGGGATGGGAAAGCGATGAGATTGATGTATTCACTCAGCAAAACTTAAACCCCGCTCAAATCGATGCTTTAGCGTTTAACAAAACCTTGTTGAACTTCCGTAAAGGCTCACTTGCACTCCAACAAGGTAAATTGTCTCACTACGTGCCAAAAGATGGGGTATATGTTCAGGCCAGACACTATCAAAAAGGTGATCAATCAGAAAGTGTAATGATCATATATAACAAAAATGATAACGCGATGGAGTTAAACCTATCTCGGTTTCACGCTGTGATTAAAGATAACAAAACCGGTTTCGATATTTTAAGCCAACATTCGTATTCATTAGATAAGCCGCTCACTTTAAAAGAGAAAGGTGTCATTATCTTAAGCTTAAACTAA
- a CDS encoding tryptophan halogenase family protein produces the protein MTSKINEIVIVGGGSSGWMTAALLCKMYKQTIKITLVESDTIGSIGVGEATIPPLKIFNDVLGINEKDFIEKTQASIKLGIQFENWGKENDAYMHAFGDIGKNIGYTAFHHYWLASKPKPNSLWDYSFNYQAAINNQFAVKPRIHNDQLSGLTHAYHFDAGLYAQLLQQYCCELGIKHIVGDIEKVKLRENGFIESLKLNSDKTINGDLFIDCSGFAGLLIDKTLDVGYESYQHWLKCDRAWAVPSEKSSPIVPYTRSIAHEFGWQWRIPLQHRTGNGIVYSSEFIDDETAKNTLLKNLDTKPLAPPKLIRFKPGRRLEQWHKNCISIGLSSGFLEPLESTSLHLVQTAIIRLTKFMPNGHISPTLVNEYNRQSKLEFEQIRDFIILHYKLNQRENGDLWKVSSAMDIPNTLKKKIELFKQTGNLFRHNNELFTEEAWLQVMIGQGILPKDYNPLADVINQEDSQEFLTNLKAIYQHYLAELSTHEQFLQR, from the coding sequence ATGACGAGTAAAATTAACGAAATTGTTATTGTCGGTGGTGGTTCTTCTGGGTGGATGACAGCTGCATTGCTCTGCAAAATGTACAAACAAACAATTAAAATTACTTTAGTAGAATCAGACACTATTGGTAGTATAGGTGTTGGTGAAGCAACGATCCCACCTTTAAAGATTTTCAATGATGTTTTAGGCATTAATGAGAAAGACTTCATTGAAAAGACACAAGCAAGTATCAAGCTCGGTATTCAATTTGAAAACTGGGGAAAAGAAAATGACGCTTACATGCACGCATTTGGGGATATCGGCAAAAATATTGGGTATACCGCTTTTCATCATTATTGGTTAGCAAGTAAACCAAAACCAAACTCTTTATGGGATTATTCTTTTAACTATCAAGCCGCAATAAATAACCAGTTTGCTGTAAAACCACGCATTCATAACGATCAATTATCAGGGTTAACTCACGCTTACCATTTTGATGCAGGCTTATATGCTCAGTTATTACAACAATACTGTTGCGAATTAGGCATCAAACACATAGTAGGAGATATAGAAAAAGTTAAACTTAGAGAAAATGGTTTTATCGAAAGCTTAAAACTAAATTCAGATAAAACGATAAATGGTGATTTATTTATAGATTGTTCTGGATTTGCAGGCTTACTGATAGATAAAACTCTTGATGTAGGTTACGAAAGTTACCAACATTGGTTGAAATGCGATAGAGCTTGGGCTGTACCAAGCGAAAAATCTTCACCAATTGTTCCATATACCCGCTCAATAGCCCATGAGTTTGGATGGCAATGGCGTATTCCACTACAACATAGAACAGGTAATGGTATTGTCTATTCTTCTGAGTTTATCGATGATGAAACAGCAAAAAATACGTTATTAAAAAATTTAGATACTAAACCACTCGCTCCTCCTAAACTCATCCGCTTCAAACCTGGTAGAAGGCTTGAGCAATGGCATAAAAACTGTATTTCTATCGGTTTATCTTCAGGTTTTTTAGAGCCTCTTGAATCTACAAGTTTACATTTGGTTCAAACTGCAATCATTAGACTAACTAAATTCATGCCAAACGGGCATATCTCCCCTACTTTGGTAAATGAATATAATCGACAATCAAAATTAGAGTTTGAGCAAATACGAGATTTTATTATTCTTCATTACAAGTTAAATCAACGGGAAAACGGAGATTTATGGAAAGTATCAAGTGCAATGGATATTCCTAATACTTTAAAAAAGAAAATTGAATTATTTAAACAAACGGGCAATTTATTTCGCCATAACAATGAGTTATTTACTGAAGAAGCTTGGCTTCAAGTCATGATAGGTCAAGGTATTTTACCAAAAGACTATAACCCTCTAGCTGATGTTATAAATCAAGAAGACAGTCAGGAATTTTTAACAAACTTAAAAGCTATTTATCAGCATTATTTAGCAGAATTATCAACTCATGAACAATTCTTACAGAGATAA
- a CDS encoding TonB-dependent receptor yields the protein MSLFKPSLLTLAMVAASTSMYGFAAEAEDAVSADESIEVLKVTGIRRSLQKSQSLKMSNSSVVEAISSEDIGKLPDVSIAESLARLPGIAAQRLDGRANVVSIRGLGPDFTMATLNGREQASINDNRGVEFDQYPSELLDTVIVYKTPDASLMTQAIGGTVDMQTISPLRHGERTVAVNLRAESNDLGALNSGSEDKGYRGSISYIDQFADDTIGIALGYSRMQSPNQEERWNSWGYPEDANGDKILGGAKPYVRSSELERDGFMGVFEYTPNDNFRTVVDVFYTKFYDEQILRGIEIPGAWGGGWANSGTDSITAENGLVTEGVIRDAGVLIRNDANTRDADSISIGWNTEYIINTNWSVEADIAMSKVERTDIGIETYAGTGRGNGNGATEDLGFKFNGEGGYTFNPALDYSDPNLVRLGGAFSWGPGSIDSNMQDGFINKPEIEDELKSLRLGTTYTFDDGFMRSVEFGVNLTQREKTKDDQGYYLTLKGYDINTAPDYMMTVPDKYLLDPTSLAFFGMGDMLSYDALAFYNDGNYDELDAATVQVDRAVNSWQIEEKVNTFYVKADFETEIGELPLTGNFGVQAVDSEQSSNGTAASVQDDESITLTPSYGEDSYLEWLPSFNLALQVAEDQRLVFAAARTLSRARMDKMNANLNYSYNENPTDGVYWTGSAGNPQLRPWMARQYDLSYENYFSDQGYFSVAVYYKDLENFVYDQDAFVDFSEILPDVKPGEEAGKFTTPQNGEGGYVQGIEASISLDFGMFADVLEGFGTILNGSYNESEVKETADSEPTTLPGLSEKTFNATVYYENSGFEARVSSRYRSDFLGEVTAISLSRENQNVAAETVVDAQIGYDFGEGGFTTLEGLSVQFQVNNLTNEPFTTYFGDDAREIRDYQNYGRNYMLGANYKF from the coding sequence ATGTCGCTATTTAAACCAAGCTTACTGACGTTAGCAATGGTTGCTGCCAGTACAAGTATGTACGGCTTCGCAGCTGAAGCAGAAGATGCTGTATCTGCAGATGAATCAATTGAAGTACTAAAAGTCACCGGTATTCGCCGTAGCTTACAAAAATCTCAATCATTAAAAATGTCAAATTCTTCAGTTGTTGAAGCTATTTCATCTGAAGATATCGGTAAGTTACCGGATGTGAGTATTGCAGAGTCATTAGCTCGCCTTCCAGGTATTGCAGCTCAACGCTTAGACGGTCGTGCAAATGTTGTTTCAATCCGTGGTTTAGGCCCTGATTTCACAATGGCTACATTAAATGGGCGTGAGCAAGCTTCTATTAATGACAATCGTGGGGTTGAGTTTGACCAATACCCTTCTGAATTACTTGATACTGTAATTGTTTATAAAACGCCAGATGCTTCACTAATGACGCAAGCAATTGGCGGCACTGTCGATATGCAGACAATTAGCCCTCTTCGTCATGGTGAGCGTACCGTTGCTGTCAACTTACGTGCTGAAAGTAACGATTTAGGCGCATTAAATTCTGGTTCCGAAGATAAGGGTTACCGAGGTAGTATTTCGTACATTGATCAGTTTGCTGATGATACGATTGGTATTGCATTAGGTTATTCTAGAATGCAGTCACCTAACCAAGAAGAGCGCTGGAATTCTTGGGGATATCCAGAAGATGCTAATGGCGATAAAATTTTAGGTGGTGCAAAACCTTACGTTCGCTCAAGTGAACTTGAACGTGACGGATTTATGGGGGTTTTTGAATATACTCCTAATGACAATTTCAGAACTGTTGTAGATGTTTTTTATACTAAATTCTACGATGAACAAATCTTACGTGGTATTGAAATACCTGGCGCTTGGGGTGGCGGTTGGGCTAACTCAGGAACTGACTCAATTACAGCTGAAAATGGACTTGTTACTGAAGGCGTTATCCGTGATGCAGGCGTTTTGATTCGTAACGATGCCAATACTCGTGATGCAGACTCAATCTCAATCGGATGGAATACTGAATACATCATCAATACTAATTGGAGCGTAGAAGCTGACATTGCAATGTCCAAGGTTGAACGAACTGATATCGGAATTGAAACTTATGCAGGAACGGGTCGTGGTAATGGGAATGGAGCCACTGAAGATTTAGGTTTTAAATTTAATGGAGAAGGTGGTTACACATTTAATCCGGCTTTAGATTATTCAGATCCAAACTTAGTTAGACTTGGTGGAGCATTCAGCTGGGGCCCAGGAAGTATTGATAGCAATATGCAAGACGGCTTCATCAACAAACCAGAAATTGAAGATGAGCTTAAGTCTCTTCGTTTAGGTACAACTTATACCTTCGATGACGGTTTTATGCGAAGCGTTGAATTTGGTGTCAATTTGACCCAACGTGAGAAGACTAAAGATGATCAAGGTTATTACCTAACTCTAAAAGGTTATGACATAAATACTGCTCCTGATTATATGATGACAGTACCTGATAAATATTTACTTGACCCAACATCATTAGCGTTTTTCGGTATGGGTGATATGTTGTCATACGATGCGCTTGCATTTTATAACGACGGTAACTACGACGAGCTTGATGCAGCAACAGTCCAAGTCGATCGCGCTGTAAATTCATGGCAGATAGAAGAGAAAGTTAATACTTTCTATGTTAAAGCTGATTTTGAAACTGAAATAGGTGAACTACCTTTAACAGGTAACTTTGGTGTACAAGCCGTCGATAGTGAACAAAGTTCAAACGGCACAGCTGCTTCAGTTCAAGATGATGAATCAATTACCTTAACACCAAGTTATGGTGAAGACTCATATCTAGAATGGTTACCAAGTTTCAACCTGGCGCTACAAGTGGCTGAAGACCAGCGTTTAGTTTTTGCAGCTGCACGTACTTTAAGTCGTGCCCGTATGGATAAAATGAATGCGAATTTAAATTATTCATACAATGAAAACCCAACAGATGGAGTTTACTGGACTGGTTCAGCAGGTAACCCTCAGCTTCGACCTTGGATGGCCCGTCAATACGATTTAAGTTATGAAAACTACTTTAGTGACCAAGGTTATTTCTCTGTAGCTGTGTATTACAAAGACTTAGAAAACTTCGTATATGATCAAGATGCATTTGTTGATTTCAGCGAAATTCTGCCTGATGTAAAACCGGGAGAAGAAGCAGGTAAATTTACTACTCCTCAAAATGGTGAAGGTGGTTACGTTCAAGGTATTGAAGCTTCAATATCTCTAGATTTCGGTATGTTCGCCGATGTATTAGAAGGTTTCGGTACAATTCTAAATGGTTCTTACAATGAATCAGAAGTTAAAGAAACTGCAGATAGTGAACCAACCACTTTACCTGGTCTTTCAGAGAAAACGTTCAATGCAACTGTTTACTATGAAAACTCAGGCTTTGAAGCACGAGTCAGCTCTCGCTACCGTAGTGATTTCCTAGGTGAAGTTACTGCAATTAGTTTAAGCAGAGAAAACCAGAATGTTGCAGCAGAAACAGTTGTAGATGCGCAAATTGGTTATGACTTTGGTGAGGGTGGATTTACCACTCTTGAAGGCCTTTCAGTTCAATTTCAAGTTAATAACTTAACAAATGAACCATTCACAACATATTTTGGTGATGATGCACGAGAAATTCGTGACTATCAAAACTATGGTCGTAATTATATGTTAGGCGCAAACTACAAATTCTAA